In Brevibacillus brevis NBRC 100599, a single genomic region encodes these proteins:
- a CDS encoding VWA domain-containing protein, which translates to MYKNRQSTLSLPPLFRVVVIGLLLPMLFLSAPLTAGANGTAEAGVDAVFVVDTSNSMNKTDPGKTAAEVMSMFIDMSEATRTRIGFVAYNDRIVQAQSPASMAEARNREQLKRTIQGLRYSGYSDLGLGLRRGAEMIEKAKDPARKPFLILLSDGGTDLRQNAGGRSVAASNKDVETVISKAKAQGYPIYTIGLNNDGSVQKEQLKKIAEATGGTSFVTQSTDDLPEIFNQIFAKHIQSQLVSVAAMTATGGLQEVTVTIPNSSMQEANIILLSNNPLLESQVYYQSQNVHFMKSQKYSLMKIEKPKKGNYLVKFRGKPGDLVKINLLGNYSLMAGVEVKPEPVIKGNPATFTTYLQHQEGRLDDKDVYASMQAELIVNDLVGKKEEKVPMKNLGDSFTVDYVFPHTGKYEWKIFMNGPDFYRETATSVYDITNIAPVAASVNTLTIEKENGEQAIDLGSFFIDANNDKLTYTIVTADPEERFVATIQDTSLKLSPEKSGTSEITITATDAEGASVTGPLVITVHSVWDRYITISMIVLLVAAIGYGVYLLTRPKPAFVGRLEGYFLHTASGNDIPVKFWPLASFGKKQRITLQELFTSLDVNEHLPEAQKIYLQPGKNQTLLLVNHSHCTVERGKETMPRHKKLVLQYNDKVYVTFEDRMTEIEIRFKKSSSEEAS; encoded by the coding sequence ATGTACAAAAATCGTCAGTCAACCCTCTCTCTGCCGCCACTTTTTCGAGTGGTGGTCATCGGACTGCTCCTCCCCATGCTCTTCTTGTCCGCCCCTCTAACTGCTGGGGCAAATGGAACAGCAGAGGCGGGAGTAGACGCGGTCTTTGTCGTTGATACGAGTAATTCCATGAACAAAACGGACCCTGGCAAAACAGCCGCAGAGGTCATGAGTATGTTCATTGATATGAGCGAAGCCACCCGTACCCGCATTGGTTTTGTCGCCTATAACGATCGAATTGTACAAGCTCAGTCTCCGGCAAGCATGGCCGAAGCAAGAAATCGAGAACAGCTCAAGCGAACCATTCAAGGGTTGCGTTACTCTGGGTATTCCGATTTGGGACTCGGTTTGCGCAGAGGGGCAGAGATGATTGAAAAAGCAAAGGACCCGGCTCGCAAGCCATTTTTGATCCTTCTGTCAGACGGGGGAACAGATTTGCGGCAAAATGCGGGTGGCAGGAGTGTGGCAGCATCCAACAAGGACGTGGAGACAGTTATCTCGAAGGCAAAAGCGCAAGGCTATCCGATCTATACGATTGGTCTCAATAACGATGGCTCCGTCCAGAAGGAACAATTGAAAAAAATCGCAGAAGCAACAGGCGGAACTTCCTTTGTCACACAAAGTACTGATGATCTGCCTGAAATCTTCAATCAGATTTTTGCCAAGCATATTCAATCCCAGCTCGTATCCGTGGCGGCCATGACAGCTACCGGTGGTTTGCAGGAAGTGACCGTGACCATACCTAATTCAAGCATGCAGGAAGCTAACATCATCTTGTTGTCCAACAATCCGCTGCTGGAATCGCAAGTGTACTATCAATCGCAGAATGTCCATTTTATGAAATCCCAAAAATACTCGCTGATGAAAATAGAAAAGCCGAAGAAGGGGAACTATCTCGTTAAATTTAGGGGTAAACCTGGGGATTTGGTAAAGATCAATTTACTGGGGAATTACAGCTTGATGGCTGGTGTAGAGGTCAAGCCTGAACCGGTTATCAAAGGGAATCCGGCCACGTTTACTACCTATCTCCAGCATCAGGAGGGACGACTGGATGACAAGGATGTGTACGCATCCATGCAAGCAGAACTGATCGTAAACGATCTCGTCGGGAAAAAAGAAGAGAAGGTCCCGATGAAGAATCTTGGCGATAGCTTTACAGTCGACTACGTCTTCCCTCACACGGGCAAGTACGAGTGGAAAATCTTCATGAACGGCCCGGACTTTTATCGCGAAACGGCGACGAGCGTTTATGACATTACGAATATCGCGCCAGTTGCTGCCTCGGTCAATACCTTGACGATTGAGAAAGAAAACGGCGAGCAGGCTATCGATTTGGGTTCGTTCTTCATAGATGCCAATAACGACAAGCTCACCTATACCATCGTCACCGCTGATCCGGAAGAACGATTTGTCGCTACGATTCAAGACACGTCTCTAAAGCTGTCACCAGAGAAAAGCGGTACATCTGAAATCACCATCACCGCCACGGATGCAGAAGGCGCAAGCGTCACAGGCCCGCTCGTCATTACCGTGCACTCGGTATGGGATCGTTACATCACCATCAGCATGATTGTGTTGCTCGTAGCTGCGATCGGCTACGGTGTTTACCTGCTTACACGTCCCAAGCCTGCGTTTGTAGGTCGTCTGGAGGGGTATTTCCTGCACACAGCAAGCGGCAACGACATCCCTGTCAAGTTTTGGCCTCTCGCCTCCTTTGGCAAGAAGCAGCGGATCACCTTGCAGGAGCTGTTCACCAGTTTGGATGTGAATGAGCATTTGCCCGAAGCGCAAAAGATTTACCTCCAGCCGGGAAAAAATCAGACGCTGCTCTTGGTCAATCATAGTCACTGCACAGTTGAGCGGGGCAAGGAAACCATGCCCCGACATAAAAAGCTCGTCCTCCAATACAACGACAAGGTATATGTGACCTTCGAGGATCGGATGACCGAGATCGAAATT